The Mycetohabitans endofungorum genome contains a region encoding:
- a CDS encoding TAL effector repeat-containing protein, with protein MHQEDKQSANGLNLSPLERSKIEKHYGGAATLAFISNQHDELAQVLSRTDILKIASYDCAAQALQAVLDCGPMLGKRGFSRGDIVKIAGNDGGAQALYSVLDVEPPLRERGFSRADIVKIAGNIGGAQALQAVLELEPTLRERGFSQVDIVKIASNDGGAQALYSVLDVEPTFRERGFSRADIVKIAGNNGGAQALHTVLDVESALSEHGFCRGDTVKIAGNIGGAQALQAVLELEPTLRERGFSRADILRIAGNGGGAQALQAVLELEPTLRERSFNRADIVRIAGNGGGAQALYSVRDAGPTLGKRGFSQVDIVKIAGGGAQALHTVLELEPTLRKRGFNPTDIVRMAGNDGGAQALQAVLELEPAFRERGFSQPDIVKMAGNNGGAQALQAGLELEPAFRERGFNPTDMVKIAGNNGGAQALQAVLELEPALRERGFSQPDIVKMASNSGGAQALQVVLELEPTLRERDFRQADIVKIASNGGSAQALNAVIKLGPTLRQRGFSRADIVKIAANGGGAQALQAVLKHGPTLGERGFTLTDIVEMAGNNGGAQALKAVLEHGSTLDERGFTLTDIVKMAGNNGGAQALKAVLEHGPTLQQRGFTLTDIVKMAGNIGGAQALKAVLEHGPTLRQRDLSLIDIVEIASNGGAQALKAVLKYGPVLTQAGRSNEEIVHVAARRGGAGRIRKMVASLLGGNRDGVTSIEGQ; from the coding sequence ATGCATCAAGAAGACAAGCAATCGGCTAACGGGCTTAACCTCAGCCCGCTCGAACGCTCGAAGATTGAGAAACATTATGGCGGTGCGGCCACCTTGGCGTTTATCTCAAATCAGCACGATGAGCTTGCTCAAGTACTAAGTCGGACTGATATCTTAAAAATTGCAAGCTATGATTGCGCAGCCCAAGCGTTGCAAGCGGTGCTCGACTGTGGGCCGATGCTTGGCAAACGCGGTTTCAGCCGGGGCGATATCGTCAAAATCGCGGGCAATGACGGTGGGGCACAGGCGCTGTATTCGGTGCTTGATGTTGAGCCGCCGCTTCGCGAACGCGGTTTCAGCCGAGCGGATATCGTCAAAATCGCAGGCAATATCGGTGGGGCACAGGCACTGCAGGCGGTGCTTGAGCTTGAGCCGACGCTTCGCGAGCGCGGCTTCAGCCAAGTGGATATCGTCAAAATCGCGAGCAATGACGGTGGGGCGCAGGCGCTGTATTCGGTGCTTGACGTTGAGCCGACGTTTCGCGAGCGCGGCTTCAGCCGAGCGGATATTGTCAAAATCGCGGGCAACAACGGTGGGGCGCAGGCATTGCATACGGTACTTGACGTTGAGTCGGCGCTTAGCGAACACGGTTTTTGTCGGGGTGATACCGTTAAGATCGCGGGCAATATCGGTGGGGCGCAGGCACTGCAGGCAGTGCTTGAGCTTGAGCCAACGCTTCGCGAGCGCGGCTTCAGCCGAGCGGATATCCTCAGAATCGCAGGCAATGGCGGTGGGGCACAGGCGCTGCAAGCAGTGCTTGAGCTTGAGCCGACGCTTCGCGAGCGCAGCTTCAACCGAGCGGATATCGTCAGAATTGCGGGCAATGGCGGTGGGGCACAGGCGCTGTATTCAGTGCGTGACGCTGGGCCGACGCTAGGCAAACGTGGTTTCAGCCAGGTTGATATCGTTAAAATCGCGGGCGGTGGCGCGCAGGCACTGCATACAGTGCTTGAACTTGAGCCGACGCTTCGCAAGCGCGGCTTTAATCCAACCGATATTGTCAGAATGGCAGGCAATGACGGTGGCGCGCAGGCACTGCAGGCGGTGCTTGAGCTTGAGCCAGCGTTTCGCGAGCGCGGTTTTAGCCAACCCGATATTGTCAAAATGGCGGGCAATAACGGCGGGGCGCAGGCATTGCAGGCAGGGCTTGAGCTTGAGCCAGCGTTTCGCGAGCGCGGCTTCAATCCGACCGATATGGTCAAAATCGCAGGCAATAACGGCGGGGCACAGGCACTGCAAGCGGTGCTTGAGCTTGAGCCAGCGCTTCGCGAGCGCGGTTTTAGCCAACCCGATATTGTCAAAATGGCGAGCAATAGCGGCGGGGCACAGGCACTGCAGGTGGTGCTTGAGCTTGAGCCGACGCTTCGCGAGCGTGACTTCCGTCAGGCTGACATCGTCAAAATTGCGAGCAACGGTGGCAGCGCCCAGGCGCTGAACGCAGTGATCAAGCTTGGCCCAACACTACGACAGCGCGGTTTCAGTCGAGCGGATATCGTCAAAATCGCGGCCAATGGCGGTGGGGCGCAAGCACTACAAGCGGTGCTCAAGCATGGGCCAACACTGGGCGAGCGCGGCTTTACTCTGACCGATATCGTCGAAATGGCGGGCAATAATGGCGGGGCTCAGGCGCTGAAGGCAGTGCTCGAGCATGGGTCAACACTGGATGAGCGCGGCTTTACTCTGACCGATATCGTCAAAATGGCGGGCAATAATGGCGGGGCTCAGGCGCTGAAGGCAGTGCTCGAGCATGGGCCAACACTGCAACAGCGCGGCTTTACTCTGACCGATATCGTCAAAATGGCGGGCAATATCGGCGGCGCTCAAGCATTGAAGGCAGTGCTTGAGCATGGGCCGACGCTGCGGCAACGTGACTTGAGTCTAATCGATATCGTGGAGATTGCGAGCAATGGCGGCGCCCAGGCGTTGAAAGCGGTGCTCAAATATGGGCCGGTGCTGACGCAGGCAGGACGTTCCAACGAGGAGATCGTACATGTGGCCGCGCGCCGAGGAGGAGCTGGTCGAATACGAAAGATGGTGGCCTCTTTGCTAGGCGGCAACAGAGACGGCGTTACCAGCATTGAAGGCCAGTGA
- a CDS encoding antitoxin MazE family protein, producing MVHVNSRVQKHRDALRKAGLHPIQIWAPDTRRPDFAQECRRQSQLVAQADMANPDMQQFVDETVADVNGWTE from the coding sequence ATGGTTCATGTAAACTCACGCGTTCAAAAACACCGTGACGCACTGCGTAAGGCAGGACTTCACCCGATACAAATCTGGGCGCCAGATACACGTCGCCCCGACTTTGCGCAAGAATGCCGTCGCCAGTCTCAGCTTGTCGCCCAGGCGGACATGGCCAACCCGGATATGCAGCAATTTGTCGATGAGACTGTGGCGGATGTGAATGGCTGGACAGAATGA